A single region of the Lotus japonicus ecotype B-129 chromosome 4, LjGifu_v1.2 genome encodes:
- the LOC130715283 gene encoding BOI-related E3 ubiquitin-protein ligase 1-like, translating into MAVQAQYPSNVLLLNNRNGQEAHHEYSLQPQPGGLIDQSHHMLYNNNNNGTNSRKRGREVTGIGHTTTSTTPSNGIMNQFSLQSQPPQLINLSQLHNHQQNGVSTGLCLSFHDHQNQQQQRLHQNQQQNGCHSSAFLSLLSEGFASQIKQQRDEIDQLLQAQGEQLRRTLAEKRQRHYRALLQAAEETVVRRLREKEAEVEKATRRNAELQARAAQLSVEAQVWQAKARAQEITAASLQAQLQQTIMCHGGGDDNGGGGGGGGVSCAVEGQAEDCESAHVDPVRVAAARPKCRGCERRVASVVVLPCRHMCICAECDAHFRACPVCLTLKNSTVEVLLS; encoded by the exons ATGGCCGTTCAGGCTCAATATCCATCCAATGTCCTCCTTCTAAACAACAG AAACGGGCAAGAAGCACATCATGAGTACTCATTACAACCACAACCTGGAGGACTAATTGATCAATCTCACCACATGCTatacaacaacaataacaatg GTACTAATTCCCGCAAGAGAGGCAGAGAAGTCACAGGAATTGGCCAtacaacaacatcaacaaccCCAAGTAATGGTATCATGAACCAATTCTCTTTGCAATCTCAGCCTCCACAACTTATAAACCTCTCTCAACTCCATAATcatcaacaaaatggggtttcAACTGGGTTATGCTTATCCTTTCATGACcatcaaaatcaacaacaacaaagacttcatcaaaatcaacaacaaaatgGGTGTCACTCCTCTGCATTCCTATCTCTATTATCTGAAGGTTTTGCTTCACAAATCAAACAACAGAGGGATGAAATAGACCAATTGCTTCAAGCACAG GGAGAGCAACTGCGGCGGACATTGGCGGAGAAGAGGCAGAGGCATTACCGAGCGTTGCTACAAGCGGCGGAGGAGACGGTGGTGCGGCGGCTGAGGGAGAAGGAAGCCgaggtggagaaagccacgcgCAGGAACGCGGAGCTACAAGCACGCGCCGCGCAGCTGAGCGTGGAGGCGCAGGTGTGGCAGGCCAAGGCCAGGGCGCAAGAGATCACGGCGGCGTCGCTCCAGGCACAGCTTCAGCAGACAATAATGTGCCACGGCGGTGGCGACGACAACGGCGGCggaggaggtggaggcggtGTCTCGTGCGCTGTGGAGGGCCAGGCGGAGGATTGCGAGTCGGCGCACGTGGACCCGGTCAGAGTGGCGGCGGCGCGTCCGAAATGCAGAGGGTGTGAGCGGCGCGTGGCATCGGTGGTGGTTCTTCCTTGTCGGCACATGTGCATTTGTGCAGAATGCGATGCGCATTTCAGAGCATGCCCTGTTTGCCTCACCCTCAAGAATTCAACAGTTGAGGTCCTTCTCTCTTAG